The sequence TATTCCTTCATATTTCATATCTGTATCTGGAAAATGTTTTCCTATATCTCCAAGAGCAAGAGCTCCTAAAATTGCATCCATAACAGCATGAATAAGAACATCTCCATCTGAATGTCCAAGAACTCCCTTTATATGAGGAATTTCCACTCCTCCTAAAACAAGTTTTCTTCCCTCTACAAGTTTATGAACATCATAACCATTTCCTATTCTTATCATCTTAGTTCCATTCCTTATATATATCATTATAGAAATCTACTATTTCTTCTTTTGTTGCTGTTGATGTTCCTATTTTTCCAACTACAACTCCTGCTGCTGTATTTGCTATTCTTGCTGCTTCTGTCCAGCTTGCTCCAGCTGCTTTTGCAAGAGTATAAACAGATATTACAGTATCCCCTGCACCTGTAACATCATAAACTTCTTTGGCAAAAGTTGGAATATTTGCAACTCCATTTTCATCGTAAAGACTTACTCCCTCTTCACTTCTTGTTAAAAGAAGATTATCAAGCTGTAATTTTTCTCTTATTGTTGTTCCTACAACATCTATATCTGTTCCTTTAGGAAGTTTTGCACATTCAAGAGCTTCTTTTTTATTAGGAGTCATTGAAGAAGCTTTTACATAGTTCATAATATTTGAAGGCTTTGGATCTACTGTTACTATTTTTCCATATTTTCTTGCTATTTTTATAGCTTCTTTAGCCACTCTTTCTGTAAGAACTCCTTTATCATAATCAGAAAGAATTATGGCATCTATATTATCTATATTTTTTCTTAAATTACTTAAAATAGTTTCTTCAAGAATTCCATTTATATTTGTAGGATCTTCCCAGTCTATTCTAAGAAGCTGTTGATTTCCACCAAGTATTCTTCTTTTTACTATTGTAGGTCTGTCTTCACTTCTTATAAGTCCGTCTGTATTTACTCCTAAAAGTTTTAAAGATTTTTTAAGTCTGTCTCCATCAATATCATCACCAATTACTCCATAACAATAAGTTTTTACACCTAAAGTAGCTAGGTTATTGATTACATTTCCTGCTCCTCCTAAAACAAATCTTTCTTCTTTTACAGAAACAACAGGCACTGGAGCTTCAGGAGATATTCTTTCTACACTTCCTATTATATAGTCATCAATCATCAAATCTCCGATAACAGCCACATTTACTTTTCTAAAATTTGAAATTATTTCCAACAGTCTCTCTTTATTCATTTTTCCTCCAGAAATACTCTACGAATTAATACATTTTCTTTCATTTTATATTTTACTAATAAATTTTAATAATAGCAAGAAATATTAAATATGCTGAAAAGTTTCCATTCCTGCATCATTAAATCCACTATCTTTTACAACATCAACCTTTAATCTTATATAAAGGTCTGTAACTTCTTTTCTTTCAGAACTATTTTTAAAAAGAGCTCCTACAACAGGAACTGCAGATATAAAAGGAATTCTACTTTCACCCTTTTGGATTATTCCCTTTTTAAGTCCTCCTATAAAAACTGTATCTCCATCTTTCATTCTCACTGTTGTTTCTATATTTCTTGAAATTTTTGAACCTCCCTTCATATCAGAATCCGTACTGCTGTCATCATCTTCTATATAATTCTGCATTTTAAAATCACTTGTTTCAAGATTTATTTTTAAGACAATTGAATCATCTTTCATAATTTCTGGAGTAACATTCAAAATTATTCCCGCTTCTCTAAAAATTGGAGTATAAGTTGTTTTTCCATTTTCATCGTTTTCTGTTTTTTCCTGCCCTATTATTCTTTCCTCAGTTATTTTAAAAACTCCCTCTTTTCCGCTTGTTGTTACTATTGAAGGCACTGCACTAATTGTAAGATCTTGTGTTCCTTGAAGAAGATTAAAACTCATTCTTAAAATATCTTCATCATTGTTAAAATTTCTTACAAGAGTGAAAACAGAAGAAAAAAGAGAACCTATTCCTGTTACTGACGAGTCAGTTAAGATTCCTGTACTTATACTATTTTCTGCTTTTTCTGTATTTCCACCATAAAGCCATGAAAATCCTAAATCTTCAAAAAGATTTTCTGTCACATCTAAAATTTGAGCTGTAATTCTTACTTGTTTATTATGACTGTCTAACTCTTCAAGATATTTTTTTATCTTTAATACTTTTTTCTTTTCACCACTCACATAAATTATTCCTTTATCTTTGTTTTTTGAAAAGTTAACACCCTCTTTTAATCCTGTATCAAGCATATTTTCAATATTTATAGTTTCCACATCACTGAATTTTATTTTTTCTATAACAAATCCCTCTTCTTCTGCCTCTTTTTTCTCCTCTTTTTCTTTAAGATCTTTTTCCATAAATATCTTTACAGTATTATCTTTTTTATTTACATCAATCATTTCCCCTTCTATTCTGCAACCTTTTTTTTCTGCACGAATAAAATAAACTCCATATGGAATATTTTTAAATCTGAATATACCATTTACATCTGT is a genomic window of Fusobacterium perfoetens containing:
- the rfaE1 gene encoding D-glycero-beta-D-manno-heptose-7-phosphate kinase, giving the protein MNKERLLEIISNFRKVNVAVIGDLMIDDYIIGSVERISPEAPVPVVSVKEERFVLGGAGNVINNLATLGVKTYCYGVIGDDIDGDRLKKSLKLLGVNTDGLIRSEDRPTIVKRRILGGNQQLLRIDWEDPTNINGILEETILSNLRKNIDNIDAIILSDYDKGVLTERVAKEAIKIARKYGKIVTVDPKPSNIMNYVKASSMTPNKKEALECAKLPKGTDIDVVGTTIREKLQLDNLLLTRSEEGVSLYDENGVANIPTFAKEVYDVTGAGDTVISVYTLAKAAGASWTEAARIANTAAGVVVGKIGTSTATKEEIVDFYNDIYKEWN
- a CDS encoding general secretion pathway protein GspD, with translation MKRVLRKISFYLVFFFSICFLTFGETEIDTEKIIYKEEINVSGIKVSDFLFYLSKEGGVEIVPEESIKEKNIDIFCKEGATLTKILSILCESNEWKAKKEKGYIFISPRIVQKEGRGNITGKVSSLEYKKDIEGVKITLLDDYSYPVYTDVNGIFRFKNIPYGVYFIRAEKKGCRIEGEMIDVNKKDNTVKIFMEKDLKEKEEKKEAEEEGFVIEKIKFSDVETINIENMLDTGLKEGVNFSKNKDKGIIYVSGEKKKVLKIKKYLEELDSHNKQVRITAQILDVTENLFEDLGFSWLYGGNTEKAENSISTGILTDSSVTGIGSLFSSVFTLVRNFNNDEDILRMSFNLLQGTQDLTISAVPSIVTTSGKEGVFKITEERIIGQEKTENDENGKTTYTPIFREAGIILNVTPEIMKDDSIVLKINLETSDFKMQNYIEDDDSSTDSDMKGGSKISRNIETTVRMKDGDTVFIGGLKKGIIQKGESRIPFISAVPVVGALFKNSSERKEVTDLYIRLKVDVVKDSGFNDAGMETFQHI